The region AGTAGAAATTGTTGACAAACAAGTCTCTCTAGATAAACACTCTTTGATATTGAgatttgttgtgtttttgaaatgaaacactacatggtccttttataggcctttggacattacccttcaactacattcattaaatataactactacCTAACTCACAATTAATACAACAACTTCTAACTACCCACCTACCAACTACCAACTACACACCTTCCAACTACCAACTACACACCTTCCAACTACCAACTacccacatttaagtttacctaacaaaatcaactacccacatttaagtttacctaacAAAATCCCCCCGTAAACTTAAATGATCTTCTTGTCCTTCATTCCGAGTATCATCTTATTGTTCTCGAATAGAGAGGATGGCAGCGGCTTTGTAAACATATCTGCAGCTTGTGCTCGACTTTCAACGTACTATAACTCTTCTCACATTGTGCTTGTCCCTTTCATGAATAGTTAAGTTCTTCGCTTTCTTCATGACTGACTTTCCTTTCACTTTATCTATGGTCGACTTGTACTTCGCTTTCCCTGTGATTAACTTGTTCTCTGCTCTCTCAGCTTTTTCATCTTTACTGGCAAACTTGTTCTTCTCTTTGGCCGACTTGTTGCTCATTGGGTTCTTTGTCTTTGTGGTCGATTTGTCGTTAAATGAGTTCTTATCAATAGGCCCACTTCCTTTTGAAAGATTAGACCACACCCACGTATTGTTGTGCTCAATCTCCTCAATCTCCTCATCCATTTCAAGTCGCCACTTCTCATCTTGCACCTCCAGTGCAGCTCTCAGATCTTTCTCAGCTTGTAATTGTTCTTGCAAACTTGAAATATCTTCTTCAAATTCCAAGTGCCGCTTTTGCAAAGCCTGTTTCCTTCTCCCTACGCTTTCTTGTAGAATTAAATTGTCTTTAACCTCCTTTTCAATACTCTGTTGCAAGTCTCCTTTTGCAATCTCTAACCTTTGGATTAGAagctcttcttcttcttcaaattctGAGCTACTCAAGCTTTTCACATGCTCCACCGAGCTATCTGAGTAATCCACTTGCTCCACCAACTTATCCGAGCTATGTAGGCGTTCCACCAAGTTAACCGAGTTAGCCTCATGCTCCACCATGTTGTCTGGGGTATCTACACGCTCCACCACCTTGCGTGGGCTATCTGCATGTCTCACTATCCCGTGCAACCGACTCGGTTGTCTTACCGAGCTATCCACACTACTTGACTGTCTTGTCGAGTTATCGACTATACTCAGCCTTCTTGCTGAATTCTCCATGCTACTTGGTCTTCTTGCCAAGTTCTCCACTTGCTTATGCTCGGCTCCCGAGCTACGCGCCATCATCAACAATGTCgcttcttcttcaacatcttttGTGAGGTTGATCGTCTCTTCCTTTCTACTTTCAAATCTACAATCTTTGGCAAAATGTCCAAACTTACAACAAATGAAACACTTGCCCGAGTAGCACTCCTTTGCATAATGACCATACTTGCCACACTTGAAGCACTCAACATTTGAGTTGCTTGATTGACCTCCTCTCCATGGACCTCGTCCTCTTCCTTGCCAATTTTGTTGACCGGATTGTTCTTTTTCTTGTCCTCGGCTTCTACCACCAGGACCGCTTCTTATACCTCCTCGATATCGTCCTCTACCTTGAGTGTTCTGAGCTTGCTCATCTTTAATTGACATCTTTGTTTGGAGTAATTGATCAAGTGGCtcaaccttcttcttcttcttccgctGCTCATGCGCCTCAAGGGATCCAGCAAGCTCTTCAACTGTGAGCATTGACAAGTCCTTAGACTCTTCAATCGCACACACGACGTTCTCAAAGTCATCCGTTAGAGACCTCAAAATCTTTTCCACAACTCGGCTAACGGGCAACGTCTCTCCATTTCTACTAAGTTGATTCGCCACAGTTTCAACCCGAGTAATGTACTCGGCTACTCCTTCTGTCTCCTTCATCTTCATGCTCTCCAATTCGCCTCTAAGTGTTTGAAGTCGCACCTGCTTCACTCGGTCATCTCCCTTATACGCCTTCTCCAATATGTCCCAcgcttcttttgaagatttaGCACTTGCAATCTTCTCAAAGCCAGACTCATCCACAGCTTGGTACAGGATGTACAAAGCTGCCTTGTCCTTCACACGTGCATCTTTCAGCATTTTCAACTGGGCGTTTGACCAACCTGTAGTGTTGGCTGGTTCATCGAAACCATCTTCAACCACCTCCCAATTTTCTTGAGATCCAAGAAGGGCCTTCATTTTGAGACTCCAATTGTCATAGTTGACAGCCTTTGTCAACTTGGGCAGGGAAATACTATTTGTAAGACTGGCcatctcactctcttttttctcAAACACTTAGCTCTCTTTTTTCAAGCACTCAAGTACTCAAGCTCTCTCTCTTTTCCACTCAAACACTCAAGCTAactggctcttgataccaatttgTTGACAAACAAGTCTCTCTAGATAAACACTCTTTGATATTGAgatttgttgtgtttttgaaatgaaacactacatggtccttttataggcctttggacattacccttcaactacattcattaaatataactactacCTAACTCACAATTAATACAACAACTTCTAACTACCCACCTACCAACTACCAACTACACACCTTCCAACTACCAACTacccacatttaagtttacctaacaaaatcaactacccacatttaagtttacctaacAGAAATGAACTGTCAGGGAAGCTTCCTATCTCTTTGGGCACCCTTGTTAACTTGGAAGCTTTAGTTTTAAGAAACAATAGGTTAATGGGTGAATTGCCTTCCTCTTTAAAGAATTGCAAGAATTTAATTATGTTGGATGTGAGTGAGAATATGTTGTCGGGTGCAATACCATCATGGATTGGAGAAAGCATGCAGCAATTGATAATCTTGATCATGCGAGGGAATCACTTCTCTGGAAATATTCCCCTTCATATATGTTGTTTGAAGCGTACTCAATTGTTGGATCTTTCCAGGAATAAGTTATCAGAAGGAATTCCAACTTGCTTAATCAATTTCACTGCTTTGTCTAAAAACACCATCAACAAGATTGAAACTGAAAGTCCTGTTTATTGGTACAATAGTACTTACTCTgaactttataattttgtaattgatAGTTATTATTCGTTTCATATAACATGGATGTGGAAAGGTGTTGAACACGACTTCACCCGTCCAGAATTAACTCTTCAGAGCATTGATCTCTCATGTAACAATTTAATTGGTGAAATTCCGAAAGAGATTACATACATGGTCGGCTTAGTTTCTTTGAATTTATCAGGAAACAATTTGAGTGGAGAAATTCCTTCCAAGATTGGAAATTTAAGTTTACTTGAATCCCTTGACCTGTCCAGAAATAAATTGTATGGGAGAattccttcttctctttctgAAATGAATTTTCTCCAAAACTTGGACTTGTCACACAATTCTCTTTCTGGAAGAATCCCATTGGGAAGACACATGGATACATTTGATGCCTCTTGTTTTGAAGGAAATGTTGATCTTTGTGGTGAACAACTTAACAAGAGTTGTTCTGGAGATCAGACAGTAGTAAAGCCTGAAAAAGCAGCACTCCGTGGAGaatatcatgttttctttgAAGCATTATACATGAGCTTGGGGATAGGATTCTTCACAGGCTTTTGGGGCTTATTAGGTCCATTGCTACTTTGGCAATCATGGAGAATCACTTATCTGAGGTTCTTGAACAGAGTGTTAGACTATCTACTTGTAACGGTTGAAGTGATCTTGGCAAAGCGCCAAAAGTAGATCTAAAGACTAACAGAATGCAAAAGTGGCTAAAAAACTAGCAGGTATGTAATTCTAATAACttatttctttgaattttataGTACTTATTTCTCCTTCAGATAAGTAATAAGTAAATCAATAACTAGGTTTTATATTGAAATGGAGAATACCTTTCTAAAAACAAATGTACAAGGCTTGGCATGAATGTAAGTGTTAGAATTTGATTCTTGCTTATAATATAGCCCTAAACGTACTTTCATTAATTGCATGTCTTACTATTTGTAGTTCCTTTTGTCCAGAAatagttgtttttgttttggtgtAAAGGAATTATTGATAGTGTGCTCTGTTATgagaagtttttattttcttcaaatgaATTATGCTAAGGCCATTTTAAAAATGCTTACAAGTTATACACTTTTTGGGTAGTCTAATgagtttaaataatttagttttcatttagtttaaaactaaaatttggtctccaaaatatttttccatcatTACTAATAATGTTTGTCATCATATTAATCTTAGCACAAGTATATAGCGATTTGCTTCATTTAGTTTATCGTTAATATTTGGTTTCcaacttttttttccttcattaaTAACGTTGGTCATATAAAATTTAGCACAAAATTTGCAGTTTATAATGATTTGCTTCAAGACTCCATTCTGAGATGAAAACATTACAGATTGTTGGCAGTGTGAGATTTGGAGGTTGAAGTTTCATGAAGCAATGAATTGATAGTGTGTGGTTGTATAATCTAttgtaaatttcattttaagcCAAGAATGCAAGATATCCCAATCTGTATATGTAAGGAAGAATATGAGTTATCTCAAGAGTTTGTACTTCATAATCTATTCAATCCCATCTTTAATCACTCTTTCATACATTCATATTCCAGTGGCAGTGACATTTAACATCTTTAACATCTTTATTCACTCTTTCATATGACtaattgctttttttttttttttacttttacattttatttttggttgctTAATATGTTTCTTgtaaataattatgtaatttggTGTCcacatttatgtttttaattttaccttttaaataaaaaaatttaaattaaaatataattatttttcacttttattctttaaatttaatttttaaatttgacctttaacttaacatttttttaattaaaaatttctctacaaaataaataaaaactatttaaataaaactatacaaattatttatatttaattttataattgtaataataacaataataatagttttattatcataaaaaagtcAACACATAACATACATACAtactatatttaaataaattttgttacgGTATTTGGtaaataaaacttttgaatatatttgtcatgttttattataatttgaattatgttattctaaattttttatcaacattattaatattcgatcatttacaatattatttatgttatttattttgtggttaaatatgtttttgattccttaatttttagaataaaactgaaattatttcttcaaaattttagcCTAATTTAGTTCATCGACTTTAGAAATgtatggatttagtcattttaactaatttttgtttaattgattTGATGTCTCAATAGCTGAGaattaattattaagaaaacatcatcaaattttttgtgcttttgtCAGGGATTTAGTTCAAGTATTTGATAGTTCTAacccctatttttataaatatgtacaTATCATATCATGTAAAGATTGAGTCCGTATATTTGCAATGTgtcatttttttcacttttgtaTAGTCTCGATTTtcattttctgttttgtttCTACACAGATCTCAAACAAGAGGTAACttcaatatatacatatacctttttcatgtttgaaattttgtgttttatgcTACTAAAAGAGGTCTCACATAGGAGAAAAATAGAGTCATCAATCATCTGAAAATATGCAGAACAATTTGTGTATTTTCTCTTGTTGAAAGGTAGATACTGTAGAAAATTTGTTCTTTAGTTGAAATTTGACAACTTTGACCTTTGTTACTTGTTTAATGCATAATTTTCTCCATAGTTATCCAATTGAGCTAATTCCTTCTTATTATATTCTTGATTcaatgatatttaatttaaatataagaacatAGTTTTTTGAGTTCTATGAAAGATGAAgcttgatttaaaaaatatgaaacagaTTGTAAAGGACAACTTTGATCTTTGCTTCTTATTTGATGCATAACTTTCTCCATAGTTGTCCAATTGGgttgatttgttttttatttacattcttTATTCGGTGatctttaattaaaatgtttagAACATTTCTTTTAAGTTTTGTGGAAGgtgaagttttgaaattttaagtatgtttcaaatttttaacttatgaaattatatatgttgttattttaatccaatttcGAGCATTGAACTTAGAGGAAAAGATTCAATGAAAGATGGACATAACCTTAATAAGTTGCTGCAATCAACAGAGGCAAGAGCATAAcaaacataaaagaagtaaatttaatatgaaattcTGGTTCCTCTGTTCGTACTTTGTGGTTATATGATATTGATTTTCTCTGATCTAAGGAAAAATTGAACTTCAACCATATGTTTCCAAGTAAAGGAAATCATTTGATtcctattttatatatttttcaaataaattaaaataagaggAAATAAGAACATAAGAGAATAAGAAGAAATCAAGAAATATAGAGTTAAAAGACAGGAATTCTTAATCATTGATAAGTTTCGATCtacatacaatatttttttaaaattttaatattataaaagtaataaactgtttgaaataattgtatattataatttaaattatttattttaaatctatgaaaacaaaaaaaaaaactatttatttattataacttttcatttttttttaaaaaaaggcATATACTATCATTGAggtttaattgataaaaatatagcTAATAATGTTTGATAAAGTACAATGGAACACTTTGTATGCCAAAATCACAACTAATTAGTTTTCATATCTATGAATTCtgttttttccttttacttattttgattattattaaatgttgtTGGAGACCTTTTCTTTTTCCGGTCTTTGGAAAGTGAATGGGGAAAAGCCAACCAGTTCACCAGCCGAACAATTGTGAATATAAATGTTGACAGTTTTTTAAACTCTGCAAGTTGTGAATTgtgtttctaaattattttttccttttcttttcattttagttGTGTGATAGTTTGCATGTTTCATTCTTTGGATTTTCTCATCAagtgtttaatttaattgtaatagATTTTAACAGTATAATCCTCAAGTTCTTTGGaccaatttcattttcttcttttaatatttaaatactaGTACAATCCTCAAGCTCTTTGGACCAAtataccatttttttcttttcatgtgtCTAAGATGCTTAGTTTTTCTAACCCATAAAATggattcaaatataacattaatGGCTTAAAGAATTTTTGGGCTAGTCTCATTTTCTTCCTTTGAAACGTCTAAGATGCTTAATTTTTCTATCCCGTGATAATTGGATTAGGACAGTCAGTTCTTTGGACCAATTTCATTTTCAAGTGTCTAACACGCTTAATTTTTCTGACCCATAAAAtgaattcaaatacaataattaatagaTTATAAGATCTTCTTGAACTAGTTTCAGGTTTTCTCTTTTCAATGCGATTCATTTTCTAACCCATAAAATGAATTTGATCAGGAAAACGAATAAGATATTTGAACTAGTTTCATTTTCCCTTTTTGCAAGTATCCAAAGTACTTCATATTCTAATCCTTAAAATGATTCGATCAGAACGATCAATATCTTCatctaaattagttttattttcccCTTTATTAAATGTCTTACTGCTTAATTTTATAATCTATTGGATTATGACAATGATCGACTTATTTTTTCTCCGGACcaatatatttcttcttttttgtattatcgatgaactaatttttttaagatggTTGAAAAAGgaacatttttatctttaaaagacatttcaattaattaaaaaggaaGAAGTATTTATATTTCCTTGACCTCAACTCTTAATTAACGTGAGACTATTCAATGTATCGCACCATACAATGTTCTGATCCCAAGTTCATCAACATACATATTAGGTTCAATATCATTGCATCTGAAGTATTGGCCACTTTGGAATCTCATCATTTCCAAAGATAAGCCTGCAGTCTCAATCGTTTTTGTCCCTACAAAGGATATCAATGTTCCGATCCCAACTCCGATGagataatattatttagttattatgCACTTTGGAGACTGAAACTCTGTTACAGTTATGTTCTTAAAAGATTCTCAAAGTTGAAAGAGGAAGGAGTACTTATAAACTCTTGACTTCATGGGAATGTGGAAATATTTGGTGTATTGgaacaaaaagaaatttagGCATATCATATTTTTGGAAAGCCGCAGCCGGCCCTTACAATTATGGATATATAAGGATGCCACGGAGCTTTCTAAACAGGTGAAACAGAAAAGACTAAATCATACAAAGAATTTTGCTCTTGTTTGGTCTCCTTTAGTTaagattataagaaaaaaatgggaGCTTATTTTCTGATAACATTTTATGTTCCTCTGCTGATTTCTTTGTTTGCCTCAGGAATTAGTGTGACATTGAAGAACTCAAGTGAAAGTGGTGAAGCAAAGTGCATAGAGAGCGAGAGGCAAGCACTCCTCAGCTTCAAACAAGGCCTCATAGATAACTTTGGCATGCTGTCCACATGGACCAATAATACAGATTGCTGCAAATGGAAACACATTCTCTGCAACCATCAAAGTGGTCATGTACAAGTGCTTGATCTTCATGGAAACTACCACTATACACCGTATTTGAGAGGTACAATCAACGTCACTTCATTGATTTTCTTGCCATATATTCAACACCTGGATCTCAGCCATAACTATTTTGTAATGAGTTAC is a window of Vigna unguiculata cultivar IT97K-499-35 chromosome 4, ASM411807v1, whole genome shotgun sequence DNA encoding:
- the LOC114182248 gene encoding receptor-like protein EIX2, with protein sequence MGELPSSLKNCKNLIMLDVSENMLSGAIPSWIGESMQQLIILIMRGNHFSGNIPLHICCLKRTQLLDLSRNKLSEGIPTCLINFTALSKNTINKIETESPVYWYNSTYSELYNFVIDSYYSFHITWMWKGVEHDFTRPELTLQSIDLSCNNLIGEIPKEITYMVGLVSLNLSGNNLSGEIPSKIGNLSLLESLDLSRNKLYGRIPSSLSEMNFLQNLDLSHNSLSGRIPLGRHMDTFDASCFEGNVDLCGEQLNKSCSGDQTVVKPEKAALRGEYHVFFEALYMSLGIGFFTGFWGLLGPLLLWQSWRITYLRFLNRVLDYLLVTVEVILAKRQK
- the LOC114182249 gene encoding receptor-like protein EIX2, whose product is MGAYFLITFYVPLLISLFASGISVTLKNSSESGEAKCIESERQALLSFKQGLIDNFGMLSTWTNNTDCCKWKHILCNHQSGHVQVLDLHGNYHYTPYLRGEIPKEIMYMRRLVSLNLSRNNLSGEIPSEIGNLKTLDSLDLSRNHLSGKIPPTLSNIDRLAMLDLSNNHLSGRIPWGRQLQTFDASSFQEMKQ